The following are encoded together in the Streptomyces sp. NBC_00341 genome:
- a CDS encoding DUF5999 family protein, producing MCQHQPPCPTADSADREAARPVAHHPEQGWSLLCNGVLLFEDTGELLPDGQIIAPHRPLGTGRVVKAA from the coding sequence ATGTGTCAGCACCAGCCACCCTGCCCCACAGCCGACTCAGCCGACCGGGAAGCAGCCCGCCCGGTGGCGCACCATCCGGAACAGGGCTGGAGCCTGCTGTGCAACGGCGTCCTGCTCTTCGAGGACACCGGTGAGCTGCTCCCGGACGGGCAGATCATCGCGCCCCACCGGCCGCTGGGAACGGGCCGGGTGGTGAAGGCCGCCTGA